Genomic segment of Paracholeplasma morum:
CAATGTTATTGCCTACCATTCCCGGATGGCGTGTGGAGACAGTTGGAGATGATATTGCGTGGATTTTTAAGAAAGATGACGGGAAACTTTATGCAATTAACCCGGAAAAAGGTTTCTTTGGTGTTGCTAAAGGAACTTCTTATAAAACAAACTATAACGCGATGAAATCCATCGAAAAAAACACTATTTTTACCAATGTTGCGATTACTGAAGACAACGATGTTTACTGGGAAGGTATGGATGAGACACCAATTAAGGCAATGAACTGGAAAAAACAACCATGGACAATTACGGATAGAGAGCCTGCTGCTCATCCTAACTCAAGATTCACAGTTTCAATCGAACAAGCACCTAATTTGGCGAAAGAATACGATGACAAGGAAGGCGTCTTAATCTCTGCAATCCTTGTAGGCGGTAGAAGGGCTTCTACCATCCCGCTTGTAACAGAAGCTTATGATTTTAATCACGGGGTTTTCATGGGTTCAATGATGGGATCGGAAATCACAGCTGCTCAAATCTCTAATGATATTGGAAAGGTTAGAAGGGACCCTTTTGCGATGCTTCCATTCATTGGGTATCACATCAAAGATTACTTCCAGCATTGGTTTGACATGAAACAAGGGACTAAGGAAGAAGATTTACCGAAGATTTATTACGTTAACTGGTTTAGAAAAAATGATAAAGGTGAATTTTTATGGCCAGGATTCGGTGATAACTCACGCATATTAAAATGGATTTTTGAAAGACAAGAAGGTACTAGAAAAGGCATTGAAACCCCAATAGGAATTATGCCTAGAAAAGAAGATCTTGATTTATCAGGACTAAAGTTAACAGATGAGGCTTTTGATGAATTGTTTAAGGTGGATAAAAACGCTTGGATGGATGAGTTAGACGATCTTTATCGTTATTATCAATCCTTGGGAGAAGTACCACAAGAACTATATGATGAGTTAATCAAGGTTAAAGAAAGATTGCTTAAATAAACAGGAGAACAAACATGTTGACACTTTCAAAAACAAAACGCGACAAGGGTTTAGAAATCATTGATAAACCACTAGAAACGAATTTAAAGAGTCATGAAGTTTTAATAGAGGTTTTATCAGCCTCACTGTGTGGGACCGATGTTCATATTTATAATTGGGATCGATGGGCAAGCAATCGTATGAATCCGCCTCTAACCGTGGGACATGAGTTTTCAGGTAGAGTATTGAAAGTTGGATCAGAAGTGGAAAGGGTTAAAGTTGGAGATATTGTTTCCTCTGAGACCCATGTAGTATGTGGCCAGTGTGAATTTTGTCGAAGTGGACGTGGTCACATATGTGAAAACACAAAAATCATTGGTGTAGACATTGATGGTTGTTTTGCAGAAATGATCAAAATGCCTGAAGCCAATTTAATTATTGATCAAAGTGGAACAGACCCTAAGTATTTATCAGTATTAGAACCACTTGGTAATGCAGTTCATACCATGTTGCACTTTGATATTATTGGCAAAAATGTGGTTGTGATTGGATGTGGTCCAATTGGGCTAATGGGGATTAATGTCGCCAAAGTAGTTGGGGCTAGAAAGATTATTGCGATTGAAGTTAATCCTTATCGAATTGGACTAGCAAAATCAATTGGGGCTGATGTCGTGATTAATCCTAAAACAGAAGACGTCATTAAACGTGTACTAGAGGAAACCGATCAGAAAGGTGCAGATGTAGTCACTGAGTTTTCCGGACATAAGAGCGCGATTGAACAAAGCTTTAAGTACATAAAAAAAGGTGGTAATATGGCTTTGTTAGGGATTACTCCTGATAAAATAGAAATAGATTTATCCAATGATGTTGTCTTTAAAGGCATTACAATTTATGGTGTTACTGGACGTAAGATGTATGAAAACTGGCAACAAGTCTCTGCGTTAATCGAATCAAAACGCATCGAATTTGATAAGATTGTAACCCATGTGATTTCCATGAAAGACTTTGAAAAAGCCTTTCAAATTATGGCTTCAGGAGAATCTGGCAAAGTTGTCATGATTCCATAAGGAGGATTTATGAACTATTTAGAGTTAAAAGTGGAACAACTCAAAAAAGATGGTGTCTACAGAATGCTTCCCGTCAATGAAACGCCTTGTGAGGCAATCATTACACTGAATGGTAAAAAAGTCATTAATTTAAGTTCAAATAATTACCTTGGACTTGCGAGCCATCCCAAAGTAAAACAAAAAGCGATTGAAGCAATTAATTATTATGGCGTTGGTGCAGGCGCTGTCAGAACCATTGTTGGAAACATGGCGATTCATGAAGAACTAGATGATGTAATCGCTAGATTTAAACGTGAAGAAGCTGTTTTGGTATTTCAAAGTGGCTATATGTGCAACATTGGGGTCATTCAAGCAGTAACTGAAAAAGGCGATTTAATCATCTCAGATGAACTTAATCATGCCTCAATCATTGATGGTGTAAGACTATCAAGAGCCGATAAAGCAGTCTATAAGCACAGTGATATGGAAGACCTAGAAAGAATCCTCTTGGAAAAAAGAAGTCAGTATAACCAAGTATTAATCATCACAGATGGCGTCTTTTCAATGGATGGTGACATTGCGAAACTCCCGGATATTGTTAAACTAGCTAAGAAATACAATGCCTTAACCTATGTGGATGACGCACACGGATCAGGCGTATTAGGTGAGTCTGGAAGGGGTACTGTCGATCATTTTTCGCTTCATGGCCAAGTCGATTTTATTATTGGGACATTATCTAAAGCGGTTGGAGTAGTCGGAGGGTATGTAGCCGGAAGTAAAGCAATGAAAGAATACTTGCTTCACCGGGCGAGACCACTCTTATTCTCAACTTCGATGATGCCTGGTGCTTGTGCAGCTATTATCGAATCGATTAAACTGTTAGAATCATCAAATGAGTACACAACTAAATTATGGGAAAATTCTAACCACTTGAAAAATGCATTAGTCAAACAAGGGTTTGATATTGGCCATTCCGAGACACCAATCACACCAGTGATTATAGGTGATGAAGCGAAAACTATGGCTTTTTCTAAAGCTTTATTAGATAATGGAGTATATGTTTCAGGAATCATTTTCCCAACTGTGCCGAAAGGTCTTGGAAGAATTCGAATGATGCCAAGTGCCCTACATGATAAAAACACGTTAGATGAGGCTGTTAAAATCATTAAAGTCGTTTGGGATCAAATAAGTAATCACGAATAGGAGGGGTTTTATGCAATTTGTTTTGGTTGAGACCAAAGAAGCTATTAGAAAAATCGAGAAGATGGCTAAAACAATATGGAATGAAGCCTACCATGATTTATTATCACAAGAACAAATTGACTATATGTTATCTAAATTCTTAACAAAAGAAGCGATTAAAGCTCAAATTAATGAGGGCTATCAATACTTCTTAGTTAAGGATGATAAAAATTGTGGGTTTGCAGCGATACAAGTAGGCGAGCGGGTATTTCTAAGTAAATTCTATCTAGATAAAACCTACTATGGAAAAGGGCTTCTAAGAGGGTTTGTTGATATCCTCAAGAAACACCAAAAACCAATCTATCTAACTGTAAACAAGCATAACTATCGTGCAATTAATGCCTATCTAAAACTAGGATTTATCAAAGAAAAAGAAGTCGTATCTGACATTGGTGGAGGTTTTGTCATGGATGATTATGTAATGGTACTCTATGACATTTGATGATATTTACTTAAAGGAATCAAAGAAAGCGTATTTTATTGAACTACTCGCTTTTATAGAATCGGAATACAGTAATAAAACTATCTATCCTCCAAAAACCAATTTATTTCAAGCTTTTAAACTTACCCCGCTTAATCAAGTTAAAGTTGTGATTATTGGACAAGACCCTTATCATAACCCTAATCAAGCAAATGGGTTGGCATTCTCTGTAAATGAAAACGTAACTTTACCCCCTTCATTAAAAAACATCTATAAAGAAATCGAAAGGTCTTTTGGTTATAGTATGTCAAATAATGGCGCCTTAAGCAGTTGGGCAAAACAAGGGGTATTATTGTTAAATACGATTTTAACAGTAGAAGAAAACAAACCCTTATCACATCAAAATAAGGGGTGGGAAACATTTACTTTAGAAATCATCAAAGCACTAAATGCTTTAAAACAACCAATCTGTTTTTTGTTGTTTGGACAACATGCCAAACAGTATGAAAAGCACTTGAATAACCCCAATCACTTAGTATTAAAGACAGTACACCCATCTCCTTTATCAGCGCATAGAGGCTTTATTGGATCAGATGTCTTTAAGAAGTGTAATGACTATTTAAAAGATAAAGAAATTTCTACAATTGATTGGAAAGTATAAGCATGATACAATACACTTACAGAGTAATAAGAAAGCGTAAAGTGACTAACCATGGGATGTTGGGTTGGTACGAACACGAAAGTGGCGGTTTTCTTATGCGTCCGCTGTAAGTTTTTTTTATAGTGGATCTCTTAAGAGGAGGTCTTTTATTTTGAGACGAGAAGTGAAATATTTAGCTTTAGCAGCCATTTTGACTGCACTGTCAATTGGTCTAGATTTGGTTATAAAAAATCTTATTCCAGTTGTGGATTTTGGGTTACCTTATTATGCAGTTCCACTCATTATCGGGGGTGTTGTGCTTGGACCCATATACGGTGGAATCATGGGGTTTATCAGCGACTATGTTGGATTTATGTTAGCGCCAAGAGGATCCTATGTGATTTTATTTGGATTAAGTGCAATCTTTTGGGGTATGATACCAGGGTTATTAATCAAATATAAAAGTAACATTTATGTGATAACAATCGCTTTATTGATTACGCATATTATGGCTACCCTATCCAATACAATCGCTTTGTGGTTAATAGCATCAGAAAAAACGGCGTTAGGGTCGTTGGCAATTAGATTGCCAATGTTACCACTGAATGTCATTATTCTTACTTTTGTGACCTATGGGCTCAATAAAAGGTTAGAACCAGTATATGATGGTTTTATGGTTAAAAAGTTTTAATAAATTAAGGATAATACGCTTATGTGTTATCCTTTTTTTGTTGAATTTATTTAAATTCAAAAAAATTCAAAATTAGTTTGTATTTATACAAATTTGTCGTATAATAGAGTTAGGAGGTACGATTATGTTAGAAATTATTAATGTTTCAAAGTCCTATGGACAAAAAAAAGCAAACGATCAAATCACTTTGACAATTGAACCTGGAGACATCTATGGGTTTGTTGGTCATAACGGTGCAGGTAAAACAACCCTTTTAAAAGCCATTGCCGGCATCATTGATTTTGAAGAAGGCGATATCTTAGTGTTAGGTAAATCTGTGAAAAAAGACCCACTTGGGGTTAAACGAGAAATTGCGTATATACCAGATAACCCTGATATCTATGAATCATTATCGGGTATTCAATACTTAAACTTCATTGCAGATGCATTTTTAGTATCGGCTATCGAACGTAAGGAACTTATTGAGAAATATGCAACTATGTTTGAGCTGTCTGATGTGTTATCTCATCCAATCTCATCCTATTCTCATGGGATGAAGCAGAAGTTGGTTATAATCTCTGCTTTGGTTCATAAACCAAAGGTGTTATTGCTAGATGAGCCCTTTGTTGGGTTGGATCCTAAAGCAAGCTTCTTACTTAAAGATACGTTTAGACACTTATGCGAAGCGGGTGCGAGCATTTTCTTTTCTACACACGTTTTAGAAGTCGTAGAAAAGTTATGTAATAAAGTAGCGATTATTAAGCAAGGCAAGATTGTTGCCCAAGGCATGACCCACGAAGTAGTCAAAGACCAATCACTTGAAACTCTATTTATGGAAATTGCGAGTGAGCACTAATGTATTTAACGCTAATTAAAGTATTCTTCAAAGAGAATTTTTCATTTAAACGTTTGTTTGGGTTTAACCTCAAACAAAGCAAAGCCAAAGTGATTGGGTTTAGTTTATTAATGCTTTATGCTTTTGGAGTGTTTTTTGCATCATTCGGATTTATGTTCTTTGATTTAGCCAAGCTTATGTCTGAAATTGATCAATTAGAGATCATTATTTCTTTTGCTGCAACTTATACGTTTGGGCTTTCTGTTATGATGGCGTTGTTAAGATCATCTGGGTATATCTTTAACTATAAAGATTATGACATCTTAGCCCCATTACCGATCAAGAACAGTACCGTATTGTTTGCGAAATTATCGGTAATGTTGTTAATGATTTATATTACTTCATTACTGTTTGTGATACCGATTTTTGCAGCTTATTTCTATTATCATAGTATTAGTTTCTTTGGGTTGGTTTATGCCATTTTAGGGTTTTTATTTACCCCTTTAATTCCAATAGTGTTGTTATCATTTGTTTCGCTTTTAATTACCAAGTTAACCAATAAATTGCCTTTTTCCAAATTACTTAACATCATTTTAATGTTTGGATTATTCATCGGTATATTTGCGTTATCCTTTGTTTCAACTGGTACCGAGACCAATCCTTTAACAGGACAAGTAGATTTAATTGGAGGCGTTTCAGAATACTATCCACTTGTAAGATACTATGCCGAAGCCGTTCATGATCATAACCATTTATCCTTCTTGCTATTGGCATTAATCTCTATCGGCGTGTTTGTTGTTTATGTATTCTTGATTCAAGGATTGGTTAGAAAAACCAATCAATCCAAACAAAATACTTATATCAATCGTAAAAAGAAAGTCACATATAATTCGGGCTCAATGAGAAAGACATTGATTCAAAAAGAGTTTAAAACTTTCTTCTCAATACCGATTTATGTTCTTAATACAGGATTAGGTGTCATTATCATCTTCGCATTATCCGTAGCAAGCTTAATCTTTAAATCAAACATCAATGAGTTCTTAGTAGAAGCAACCGAACTGAACTTGCCTATACTACCATTGTTACTGATTGTCTTCGGGTTTTCAATCGCAATGACCTTTACCCCAGCGATTAATTTATCGCTTGAAGGGAAACACTTGTGGATCTTAAAGACACTACCTGTTGACCCTTATGAAGTGATGTTATCAAAGATCTTATTCAATGTTTTATTGGTTGTGCCTGTAAGTGTCGTTGGCATCACAATGTTAAGTTATTCATTACAATTTGGATTTATTGAGATAGCGCTGTTTCTTTTAGTCGTATGTAGTTTCTCTATGTTATCTTCTATTTTATTTGGATTCATCAATTTATACTTTCCGAAGTTTGAGTTTAACTCAGAAGTGGAAGTCATTAAACAAAGCATAGGCTCATTTCTTGCCGTCTTCGGGGGATTTGCTTTACTGATTACATTTGGGTTTATGTACTATTTTCTAACGAAAGTAATCGCATCCGAATGGGCTCTACTAATCATTGGCTTAACCATGGTATTAGCTACTTACGGTTTACTAGTGTTGTTAAAACCTGTTTCAAGAAAGAAATTCTTAACCTATTAAAGAAAAAAAGGCAATCCGATTGCCTTTTTTGTTAGTTATTTTGTAGATTCTCTTTCAATTAACTTTACATCTAGTACACTATGGAACTCACTGATTGTCTCTTCATTAAGAAGTTTAACCAAGGTTTCTAGTGCAAGCTCACCCATTCTACGAATTGGTTGTTCAATCGTCGTGATGGTTGGTGAAACAAGCGTTGTATAAACGATATTATCAAAACCGACAATTTGGATGTCTTCAGGAATTTTCTTCCCCATTTTATTGATGATGTTTTCTGCGTGAATTGCTAAGAAGTCTGAAGTCGCAAATATGCCATCGATTTCTGGATGGGACTCAATAATTTTGGTGATTGCATCGATATCAGGATTTAATAAATCCCCATCATATGAGATATAAGGAATGTTGTTTTGGACAAGTACTTGTCTAAACCCTAATGAGCGTTCAGAAACGGTTAATAAGAATGATGGACCTCTAAGCTCTAAAATGTATCTAGAACCCCCAGAAATGAGTTTTTGAGCAGCAATGATACCACCTAGGATGTTATTTGACGTAATCGATGGAATGTTTTCGGATAAAATGTGATCCACCGTTACAATCGGTAAGTCTGATTTAATCAATTGATCGACATTGTGTGCATTGGATGCAACAATAATGCCATCGATGTTGTATTGTGAATAAATGTGAATATAATCTTTCTCACGTTTGGCATCGTCTTGGGTGTTAGATAACATAATCTTATAACCCAGTTTCATTGCTTGGTTTTCGATACCCTCAATCAGTTCTGCGTAGAACTGAGTATCAAAATGTGGGACCAATACCCCAATCAATTTGGAATGTTTGTTAAAAAGTGAACGTGCGAGTTCATTTGGAATGTAGTTTAAATCATTAATAGCTGTTTCTACCAGCAAACGTGTTTCTTCGTTAACATACCCTTTTTGGTTAATGACTCTAGAAACGGTTGCGACACTGACGTTTGCCTTTTTTGCGACATCTTTTATAGTTGCCATAGATAATCACCTCATAAATATTATATAATAATAATAGTTTTAAACAAACAAAAACGAAAGGTTGTTAATATGATAAAAATTATTGGAGCTGGATTGGCTGGTTCAGAGGCAGCTTACTATCTGGCAAACAAAGGACATAAAGTAAAATTATACGAAATGAGACCGATAAAAATGACCCCTGCGCACCAAACAGATTTATTCGCAGAGTTGGTATGTTCAAACTCACTTCGTTCAAATGACCCACTGAATGCAGTTGGATTGCTTAAACGTGAAATGCAGGCCATAGGGTCTTTAATTATGGAAGCGGCACTTAGCGAAGAAGTTCCTGCTGGGTCTAGCCTTGCTGTTGACCGTATTGGGTTTTCAGAATATGTGACTAAAAAGATTATGACTCATCCGAACATTGAAGTTATTAAAGAAGAAGTATCTGATATTGATATTGATGAGTATACAATCATTGCCTCAGGCCCACTGACTAGCGATCTACTGTCATCGAAAATCCAAACGCTTTTTGATGCCAAACAACTGCACTTCTTTGATGCAGTAGCCCCAATCATTGAGGCATCTAGCATCAACTATGATATTGCTTATTTTAAATCTAGATACGATAAAGGCGAAAGCGATTATATAAACTGTCCGATGACAAAAGAAGAGTATGACCGTTTTTATGAAGCGCTAACTACGGCAGAAAGGGCCACTTTAAAGGACTTTGAAGTCAATGTCTTTGAAGGGTGTATGCCAGTGGAAATTATGGCTTCTAGGGGTAAAGAAACGCTTTTATTTGGACCATTAAAACCGGTTGGCCTTGAACATAATGGATCTAAACCTTACGCAGTGGTTCAATTAAGACAAGATGATGCAGCAAAGTCATTATTTAATATCGTAGGTTTCCAAACAAACCTCAAATGGAGTGAACAAAAACGTGTCATTCAACTGATTCCTGGACTAGAGAATGCGAACATTATTCGTTATGGGGTCATGCACCAAAATACCTATATTGAATCTCCTGAAGTACTGAATGCTTGTTATCAATCGATTAAGTATCCAAAACTCTTTGTAGCAGGTCAAATCTCTGGGGTAGAAGGCTATGTTGAATCAGCAGCATCAGGATTAAGTGCGGCTTATCATTTAGATAGATTATTAAACGAAAAACCGATGTCACCATTCCCAACTGACACAATGATTGGTGCCATGAGTAGATATATTTCAACTAAAAACAAGAGTTTTAACCCAATCAATGCCAATTTGGGGATTCTACCTGAACTTGGCAAACATAAAAAACTAGACCGTAAACGCCTCTATATGGAACGTGCTACGGAATCCTTATCTAAGTATTTAGGAGAGTAAGGAAGGTTAACCATGATCTCAAACGAACAAGCCTTAAAAGCATTTGAAGACTATCTTTCAATCGAAAAACAGTATTCCTCTCTAACCGTTAAGAGCTATCTTACCGATGTTAAAGGGTTTTTAGCGTTTGTTCAAAATGAGGGGTTTTCTGATTTGTTGCTTGAGGTGACTCGTGAACGTGTTTTTGGACATTACTTGAATCATTTAAATGCCAGCAATTTTCAAAATAAAAGCATTGCGAGAAAACTATCCGCGATTAAGTCTTTTTACAAGTATCATCAACGTGTTGGAAACATTGATGTTAATGTTACGATTACACTAAAAAGCCCTAAGGTTGAAAAAAGACTGCCTAAAGTGGTCTCTGAAAAAGAACTGGATTTAATATTCCAATCGATAGATATACAAAAACCTTTAGGACAAAGAAACTATCTAATCTTTGATTTACTTTATTCTACAGGCATACGTGCCAGTGAATTATGTAACTTATCGATTAGCGATGTTGAGTTATCTCGCCAAAGGGTATTGATTCATGGTAAAGGGTCAAAAGACCGTTATGTGATTCTTCACGATAAATTAACCGAATCCTTTAGACAATATATGACCTACACAAGACCCTTGTTGTTGGCTAAAGGAGATACGCTCTTTAATCAAAAATTATTTATCAACTATAAAGGCGGCGTATTAACAACGAGAGGCTTACGCGTTATTTTAAACCAACTGTTTAAAGATGCTGGTGAGTTTGTTAAAGTATCACCACACATGCTAAGACACTCATTTGCCTCAGCATTGCTAAATCATGGTGCGGATTTAAGAGTGGTTCAAGAATTACTTGGACACGAGAACTTAAAAACCACACAAGTCTATACGCATTTAACCACAGAGAAAATTAGAACATTATATAAAGAAAGTCATCCGAGAGCTAAAAAATGAACAAAATCACAGATATGATTGTAGATGAACGCATTAAAGATTCAAAAATCCATTTGAAGAGATATACTGCAAGAGCGGTAATTCTTCAAGGACGAGACATACTAATGGCCTATTCAAAGAAGTTTGATGATTATATGACACCCGGTGGTGGCATAGAAAATGAACCCATTTTAGTGGCCTTAGCTAGAGAAGTTGAAGAAGAAACGGGCATGACCATTAAGGATATCGAGCCTATTGGGTATATTGAAGAACTTAGGTTGACGGATAATGGGCTAAACCTCTATCAAAAAAGTCATTATTTCTTCGCGAAAGTCGATCAAATCGGTAAGAAAAAACTTGAGAAATATGAATCTTCATTTGGACTTGAAGCGGTTTGGGTTCCAATTGATGAAGTGATTAAACAAAACAACTTCATCATTGAAGAAAGAAGAAAGAAAACCGTTACTGGGGTTCACCCATTCTCTACATTAAAACGAGAAAACGAAGTCCTAAACTACGTTATAAAGGAGTATTTAAATGAGAAAATTTGAAAAAATCACACACTATCAAAATGAGTCTTTCGATTTACCAAAACGTGCGACAACCCATTCTGCAGGCTATGATTTAGCAAGCATTGAAGAGGTTACAATCAACCCAAAAGAGATCAAAATGATCCCTACTGGACTTAAAGTGGCAATGAATGATGACGAGGTTTTATTGGTGTTTCCAAGAAGCTCGCTTGGCATCAAAAAAGGCTTAACTATGGCAAATAACGTAGGTGTTATTGATCAAGACTACTATAATAGTCCGATTAATGAAGGTCATATCATGATTCCAATTTATAATTTTGGAGAAGTATCTCAAACTGTGTTAAAACATGAAAGAATTGCCCAAGGCATCTTCATCAATTACTTAAAAACAGATGAAGATTTTACGACTGAAAAACGCATAAGTGGGTTCGGAAGTACGGATAAATAATTTTTCAGTTTTAACCCTTGTGTAATAAAAAAGTATAGTCTATAATGGAGTTATACTAATGGGTATTAGGTGTGCCTAGCACATAACAGGGAAGAAAGTAAAAGCTTTCGCTGCCCCAGCAACCGTAAGATGGACAATTCACAAATACCACTGCTTGAAGCGGGAAGGTGTGAAAAGGACGAAGTCGAGCCGGTAGACCTACCTATACTTACTAAGTACCGCCTGGGTGATGCGTGTATGAATCAATATTCTTTTTGATTATATAATCTATATCCTATGGCGGATATAGATTTTTTGACTATAACTGGAGGGATTTACATGTCGAAAATGAAGAAACTATGGCTTGTTATGGTGGTTTTAGGGCTATTCTTTGGTCTTTCAGCC
This window contains:
- a CDS encoding phosphoenolpyruvate carboxykinase (GTP), with the protein product MDYRKLNEWITEMANLCKPDRIHFCDGSQDEYNRLLEEQVRANKAIRLNPDKRPSSYAFFSDPSDVARVENRTFISSVLEENAGPTNNWIDPKILKPKMEKLFSGAMKGRTMYVIPFVMGPVGATIAQYGIQLTDSPYVVCNMRIMTRMGEHILDIIESGKDFVPCLHSVGYPLDGRPDVPWPSAPIEDKYIAHFPEERLIWSYGSGYGGNALLGKKCLALRVASKIGREEGFMAEHMLILKLTNPEGKSKFILGAFPSACGKTNLAMLLPTIPGWRVETVGDDIAWIFKKDDGKLYAINPEKGFFGVAKGTSYKTNYNAMKSIEKNTIFTNVAITEDNDVYWEGMDETPIKAMNWKKQPWTITDREPAAHPNSRFTVSIEQAPNLAKEYDDKEGVLISAILVGGRRASTIPLVTEAYDFNHGVFMGSMMGSEITAAQISNDIGKVRRDPFAMLPFIGYHIKDYFQHWFDMKQGTKEEDLPKIYYVNWFRKNDKGEFLWPGFGDNSRILKWIFERQEGTRKGIETPIGIMPRKEDLDLSGLKLTDEAFDELFKVDKNAWMDELDDLYRYYQSLGEVPQELYDELIKVKERLLK
- the tdh gene encoding L-threonine 3-dehydrogenase translates to MLTLSKTKRDKGLEIIDKPLETNLKSHEVLIEVLSASLCGTDVHIYNWDRWASNRMNPPLTVGHEFSGRVLKVGSEVERVKVGDIVSSETHVVCGQCEFCRSGRGHICENTKIIGVDIDGCFAEMIKMPEANLIIDQSGTDPKYLSVLEPLGNAVHTMLHFDIIGKNVVVIGCGPIGLMGINVAKVVGARKIIAIEVNPYRIGLAKSIGADVVINPKTEDVIKRVLEETDQKGADVVTEFSGHKSAIEQSFKYIKKGGNMALLGITPDKIEIDLSNDVVFKGITIYGVTGRKMYENWQQVSALIESKRIEFDKIVTHVISMKDFEKAFQIMASGESGKVVMIP
- a CDS encoding glycine C-acetyltransferase, with protein sequence MNYLELKVEQLKKDGVYRMLPVNETPCEAIITLNGKKVINLSSNNYLGLASHPKVKQKAIEAINYYGVGAGAVRTIVGNMAIHEELDDVIARFKREEAVLVFQSGYMCNIGVIQAVTEKGDLIISDELNHASIIDGVRLSRADKAVYKHSDMEDLERILLEKRSQYNQVLIITDGVFSMDGDIAKLPDIVKLAKKYNALTYVDDAHGSGVLGESGRGTVDHFSLHGQVDFIIGTLSKAVGVVGGYVAGSKAMKEYLLHRARPLLFSTSMMPGACAAIIESIKLLESSNEYTTKLWENSNHLKNALVKQGFDIGHSETPITPVIIGDEAKTMAFSKALLDNGVYVSGIIFPTVPKGLGRIRMMPSALHDKNTLDEAVKIIKVVWDQISNHE
- a CDS encoding GNAT family N-acetyltransferase; translated protein: MQFVLVETKEAIRKIEKMAKTIWNEAYHDLLSQEQIDYMLSKFLTKEAIKAQINEGYQYFLVKDDKNCGFAAIQVGERVFLSKFYLDKTYYGKGLLRGFVDILKKHQKPIYLTVNKHNYRAINAYLKLGFIKEKEVVSDIGGGFVMDDYVMVLYDI
- a CDS encoding uracil-DNA glycosylase, whose translation is MTFDDIYLKESKKAYFIELLAFIESEYSNKTIYPPKTNLFQAFKLTPLNQVKVVIIGQDPYHNPNQANGLAFSVNENVTLPPSLKNIYKEIERSFGYSMSNNGALSSWAKQGVLLLNTILTVEENKPLSHQNKGWETFTLEIIKALNALKQPICFLLFGQHAKQYEKHLNNPNHLVLKTVHPSPLSAHRGFIGSDVFKKCNDYLKDKEISTIDWKV
- a CDS encoding folate family ECF transporter S component, with product MRREVKYLALAAILTALSIGLDLVIKNLIPVVDFGLPYYAVPLIIGGVVLGPIYGGIMGFISDYVGFMLAPRGSYVILFGLSAIFWGMIPGLLIKYKSNIYVITIALLITHIMATLSNTIALWLIASEKTALGSLAIRLPMLPLNVIILTFVTYGLNKRLEPVYDGFMVKKF
- a CDS encoding ABC transporter ATP-binding protein; amino-acid sequence: MLEIINVSKSYGQKKANDQITLTIEPGDIYGFVGHNGAGKTTLLKAIAGIIDFEEGDILVLGKSVKKDPLGVKREIAYIPDNPDIYESLSGIQYLNFIADAFLVSAIERKELIEKYATMFELSDVLSHPISSYSHGMKQKLVIISALVHKPKVLLLDEPFVGLDPKASFLLKDTFRHLCEAGASIFFSTHVLEVVEKLCNKVAIIKQGKIVAQGMTHEVVKDQSLETLFMEIASEH
- a CDS encoding LacI family DNA-binding transcriptional regulator yields the protein MATIKDVAKKANVSVATVSRVINQKGYVNEETRLLVETAINDLNYIPNELARSLFNKHSKLIGVLVPHFDTQFYAELIEGIENQAMKLGYKIMLSNTQDDAKREKDYIHIYSQYNIDGIIVASNAHNVDQLIKSDLPIVTVDHILSENIPSITSNNILGGIIAAQKLISGGSRYILELRGPSFLLTVSERSLGFRQVLVQNNIPYISYDGDLLNPDIDAITKIIESHPEIDGIFATSDFLAIHAENIINKMGKKIPEDIQIVGFDNIVYTTLVSPTITTIEQPIRRMGELALETLVKLLNEETISEFHSVLDVKLIERESTK
- the trmFO gene encoding methylenetetrahydrofolate--tRNA-(uracil(54)-C(5))-methyltransferase (FADH(2)-oxidizing) TrmFO — protein: MIKIIGAGLAGSEAAYYLANKGHKVKLYEMRPIKMTPAHQTDLFAELVCSNSLRSNDPLNAVGLLKREMQAIGSLIMEAALSEEVPAGSSLAVDRIGFSEYVTKKIMTHPNIEVIKEEVSDIDIDEYTIIASGPLTSDLLSSKIQTLFDAKQLHFFDAVAPIIEASSINYDIAYFKSRYDKGESDYINCPMTKEEYDRFYEALTTAERATLKDFEVNVFEGCMPVEIMASRGKETLLFGPLKPVGLEHNGSKPYAVVQLRQDDAAKSLFNIVGFQTNLKWSEQKRVIQLIPGLENANIIRYGVMHQNTYIESPEVLNACYQSIKYPKLFVAGQISGVEGYVESAASGLSAAYHLDRLLNEKPMSPFPTDTMIGAMSRYISTKNKSFNPINANLGILPELGKHKKLDRKRLYMERATESLSKYLGE
- the xerA gene encoding site-specific tyrosine recombinase/integron integrase, which gives rise to MISNEQALKAFEDYLSIEKQYSSLTVKSYLTDVKGFLAFVQNEGFSDLLLEVTRERVFGHYLNHLNASNFQNKSIARKLSAIKSFYKYHQRVGNIDVNVTITLKSPKVEKRLPKVVSEKELDLIFQSIDIQKPLGQRNYLIFDLLYSTGIRASELCNLSISDVELSRQRVLIHGKGSKDRYVILHDKLTESFRQYMTYTRPLLLAKGDTLFNQKLFINYKGGVLTTRGLRVILNQLFKDAGEFVKVSPHMLRHSFASALLNHGADLRVVQELLGHENLKTTQVYTHLTTEKIRTLYKESHPRAKK